The Lathyrus oleraceus cultivar Zhongwan6 chromosome 5, CAAS_Psat_ZW6_1.0, whole genome shotgun sequence genome includes the window TACTCGGCCTTACAAGATGAGAGTGCAACTATTGGTTCCTTCTTCGAACATCATGAGATTGATGTTCCACCGAACATAAAGATGAATCCACCTGTAGAATTTTGATCATCTTTATCCTTGCACCAATTGGAATCGATAAAACCGAGAAAATTGCATTTTATTCCCGTATCCATTGCGCTAAAGATAATTACACAACCAATAGAACCTTTGACATATCTTAGGATCCTCTTGAGTTCTGCCAAGTGAGACACCTTTAGTCTCCCCATGAGTCTACTCACAATATCGACATTAAACTCCAAGTATGTTCGCATATTGCACAAGTAATGCAAGGATCCAATTAACCTCCTATATTGAGTTGGATCAATATCCTTCTCATCCTCATTCTTATACAACTGCAACCTTAGTTCAGCTAGAGTAACGACAACATTACAATGCTCCATTTCAAACTTTTTCAATATCTCAAGCGCATATCTTCTTTGGTGTATGAGCAGTCCCCTTTTGGACTTGTGGGAACTCAATTCCAAGGAAGTATGTCATGATACCAAGGTCGGCCATCTTAAACTCTTTCTTAAGTTCACTCTTGAACTTTGAAAGTCACTTTCTGTTATTGTCCATTAGCAACAAATCGTCTACATATAGACAAAGGATAATCACTCATTCACTTGTATTCGTCTTCACATACACTTCATGCTCGAATACACATTTCTTAAAGCCAACCTCCTTTAGGAAACCATCTATTATTTTGTTCTAAGATCTTGGAtcttgcttcaaaccatataaCGCTTTCTTTAACTTGTAGAATTTCAGATCTTGGTTTCTCACAACAAAACCAAGGGTTTGTCCTAC containing:
- the LOC127080164 gene encoding uncharacterized mitochondrial protein AtMg00810-like, which produces MEHCNVVVTLAELRLQLYKNEDEKDIDPTQYRRLIGSLHYLCNMRTYLEFNVDIVSRLMGRLKVSHLAELKRILRYVKGSIGCVIIFSAMDTGIKCNFLGFIDSNWCKDKDDQNSTAVWLMSLLEELGSSEGEAVTLLVAHGRSKHIEMRFHYLREVVSEKKVTI